One window from the genome of Pyxicephalus adspersus chromosome 6, UCB_Pads_2.0, whole genome shotgun sequence encodes:
- the LOC140332725 gene encoding olfactory receptor 6F1-like: MLRSNESKITEFLLIGFSTIHGFQPFIFTFFLLVYLVTILGNVLIITLVWTQPQLKTPMYFFLSNLSFMEIWYISVTLPKMLEDLLFTAQRITVIGCIAQCYFFFVLGAIENYFLAVMAFDRYLAICNPLRYSAIMNPVLCCELAVGCWLCSFLGSFLPLYWFYNLSFCGSSQIDHFFCDMVPLLNKSCTDTSKLKTYFFIMVWIIVFGCLLFTILSYVQIILTVLSISSISGKNKAFSTCVSHLTVVIIYYGSVISIYVRSPKGQVFQLDKIISVFYAVVTPLLNPIIYSLRNKEVRNVLCSIKKCK, encoded by the coding sequence ATGTTACGGTCTAATGAATCaaaaataacagaatttttacttattgGGTTTTCTACTATCCATGGATTTCAACctttcatatttactttttttcttcttgtgtaCCTAGTGACAATATTAGGAAATGTTCTCATTATCACATTGGTCTGGACACAGCCCCAGTTAAAAactccaatgtatttttttctcagcaaCTTATCCTTTATGGAAATCTGGTATATATCAGTCACACTTCCAAAAATGTTGGAAGATCTTCTTTTTACAGCACAAAGAATAACTGTTATTGGTTGTATTGCCCAATGTTACTTCTTTTTTGTGCTTGGGGCTATTGAAAACTACTTTCTTGCAGTCATGGCATTTGATAGATACCTTGCTATTTGTAATCCATTAAGATATTCAGCAATTATGAACCCTGTACTTTGTTGTGAGTTAGCTGTAGGGTGTTGGTTATGCAGTTTTTTAGGCTCATTTTTGCCTCTTTATTGGTTCTACAATTTATCATTTTGTGGTTCAAGCCAGATTGATCATTTCTTTTGTGATATGGTCCCCTTATTAAACAAGTCCTGCACAGACACTTCCAAGCTAAAAACCTATTTCTTTATTATGGTTTGGATAATCGTGTTTGGTTGTTTGCTTTTCACTATTCTATCTTATGTGCAGATAATATTGACTGTTTTAAGCATATCATCTATCTCTGGAAAGAATAAAGCATTTTCCACCTGTGTGTCTCATCTTACAGTAGTAATTATATACTATGGATCTGTTATATCAATATATGTGAGATCACCTAAAGGACAGGTATTTCAATTAGACAAAATTATATCAGTGTTTTATGCAGTGGTAACTCCTCTTCTCAACCCTATAATATACAGCTTGAGAAACAAAGAAGTAAGGAATGTATTGTGCTcaataaaaaagtgtaagtgA